A genomic region of Cannabis sativa cultivar Pink pepper isolate KNU-18-1 chromosome 1, ASM2916894v1, whole genome shotgun sequence contains the following coding sequences:
- the LOC115706164 gene encoding omega-hydroxypalmitate O-feruloyl transferase, translated as MAPSWVQELHFPQLNIPITINHISPVLPAGPIPVTPGQTLYLSNLDDMIGSRVFTPTVYFYPSYHNKPVMQTLYNALSSVLVPYYPLSGRLRETENGKLEVFFGPKQGALMVEARSEMALAQLGDLTVPNPAWTPLIFRFPNEDPYKVLDMPLVIAQVTLFSCGGFSIGLRLCHCLCDGLGAMQFINSWAETAKIGKLVTNPKPCWDREFFKPRKPPLIKYPHVEFMRIDDGSSLTTTISRDKTIQKCYRISHDFQSRLKILAQESSLCSTFDAMAAHIWRSWVKALDVRPTNYELRLTFSVNARPKLKNPPLKEGFYGNVVCVACATSTVSKLVTGSFAETVRSIGEARRGISEEYLRSTVDYVEVKRPRRLEFGGKLTVTQWTRFSLYESADFGWGRPIYAGPIDLTPTPQVCVLLPEGEANLIGSSGCGGAMIVCICLPEYAIDKFTKLLSTENI; from the coding sequence ATGGCTCCTTCATGGGTTCAAGAGCTCCATTTTCCCCAACTCAACATACCCATTACCATTAATCACATCTCCCCAGTACTTCCTGCAGGTCCTATCCCAGTCACTCCTGGTCAAACCCTATACCTCTCTAATCTTGATGACATGATTGGATCTCGTGTTTTTACTCCAACAGTCTACTTCTACCCATCATATCACAACAAGCCAGTAATGCAGACCCTATATAATGCTCTTTCTAGTGTCTTAGTCCCCTATTATCCTTTGTCTGGTAGGCTCCGAGAGACAGAAAATGGAAAACTAGAAGTTTTTTTTGGACCAAAACAAGGCGCTCTCATGGTGGAAGCTCGCTCTGAAATGGCCTTAGCTCAATTAGGTGACCTCACAGTACCGAACCCAGCATGGACACCACTGATCTTTCGATTTCCAAATGAAGATCCTTACAAAGTTCTAGACATGCCTTTGGTGATAGCTCAGGTAACTTTGTTTAGCTGTGGAGGATTTAGTATTGGTTTGAGACTATGTCATTGCCTTTGTGATGGTCTTGGAGCCATGCAATTTATAAACTCATGGGCTGAAACTGCAAAAATAGGAAAACTAGTCACAAATCCTAAGCCATGTTGGGATAGAGAGTTCTTCAAACCACGTAAACCACCTCTAATCAAATACCCTCATGTAGAGTTTATGAGAATCGATGATGGTTCGAGTCTCACCACGACCATATCTCGAGATAAGACGATTCAAAAGTGTTATAGAATCAGCCATGATTTTCAATCTCGACTCAAAATATTAGCTCAAGAGAGCTCACTATGTTCTACCTTCGATGCCATGGCAGCTCATATTTGGAGATCTTGGGTTAAAGCATTGGATGTAAGACCAACAAATTACGAGCTGAGGTTGACATTTTCAGTCAATGCACGACCTAAGCTAAAGAACCCTCCACTGAAAGAAGGTTTTTATGGCAATGTTGTCTGTGTAGCTTGTGCCACAAGTACTGTTTCAAAGCTTGTCACAGGTAGTTTTGCTGAAACAGTGCGTTCAATAGGTGAGGCTCGACGGGGGATCTCAGAAGAGTATTTGAGGTCTACTGTTGACTATGTCGAGGTAAAACGACCAAGAAGGTTAGAATTTGGTGGAAAGTTAACTGTAACTCAATGGACACGATTTTCACTTTATGAGTCTGCAGATTTTGGATGGGGTAGGCCAATATATGCTGGTCCTATTGATTTAACTCCCACACCCCAAGTTTGTGTTCTTTTGCCTGAAGGTGAGGCAAATCTTATTGGCAGTAGTGGTTGTGGTGGTGCAATGATTGTATGTATTTGCTTACCAGAATATGCTATTGATAAATTTACTAAACTTTTAAGTACGGAAAATATTTGA